The Pongo abelii isolate AG06213 chromosome 3, NHGRI_mPonAbe1-v2.0_pri, whole genome shotgun sequence DNA window AGTTCCCAACGCTTCCCTGCTTAAATGGACCGCCGCGACGTGTGTTTTGAGCGTTCACCTACCCTCATCCGCGTCGTACATATTGCCAAACGGTTCCCGAGCTCCTAACTCTTgaaatcaaaaagacaaaaagcaccCAAAAGCCACCAGCGCCGGGAGCTAAAGACGAAGTAACTTCCGTCTCCGACGTTCCCAGAATACTATGCGTCTCACACCAAAGGCCGCCCACAGGGACGCCAAAGTTAGGATCTGCGCCTGCGCAAATTGTAGGTCAAGCTTGGGCCGGGGTTAGGGTTGCACACGCGCAAATTGTGGGACGCCGCTGCCGGGCTGATTGAGAGCACAGCTCCCGCAATCTGCGGTCGTATCCGTCCCGTCAATGTTTTATTTCTGCTTGTTTTTCAATGTTGCACAAATAACGACACCTGAAAACAAAACCAAGTATACTTATTAAAAAGGGTTCGTTCTGTGAATCCGCGACATTGGGATGCTCAATTTATTTGCCTTTATAAGGACCAAAACAagaagctattttttatttttatttatttattattttttgaaatggagtctccctctgttgccaggctggagtgcagtggagcgatctcggctcactgcaacctccgtctcccggattcaagcgattctcctgcctcggcctcccaaatagctgggattacaagcaagggccaccacgcccgggtaatttttgtatatttagtagagacggggtttcaccacgttggccaggctggtctcgaactgctgacctcaggtgatccgcccgcctcggcctcccaaagtactgggattacaggcgtgagccacgcgctCAGCCGGAAgctcctttttattttgtttttgttttgttttgtttttttgagacagaggctcgctctgtcgcccaggctggagtgcagtggcgcgatctcggctcactgcaacctccgcctcccgcgttcctgccattctcctgcctcagcctcccgagtagctgggactacaggcgcccgccaccacgcccggctaattttttgtatttttagtggggttggggggtttcaccgtgtaagccaggatggtctcgatctcctgacctcatgatccgcccgcctcggcctcccaaagtgctgggattacaggcgtgagccaccgcgcccggccctggaaGCTCCTTTTTAAGTGTGATTTATTAAGGGCGGCTTGTGCTAGCAGTGAGGCTTTAAGCCTGAAAGtgaaaaaacccaaaacactcACTGCTATTTTCTGCCCACCTAGCTCCAGTGCCTTTGCCATAGCTTTAAGTAGGTTCTCAGTCTCAGAGCTTAAATCGCGAGAACTCGCGGGATTAGACGCAAAACGAACCACGACAGCTCCCAAGTACCCACGCGCTTTCGTCTCGGGTCAAATACGCGCCTCGGACTCTAGTGCGCGTGCGCGCTGGTGGCTCCGCCCCTTTGCCCGGAGCTACTTCCTCATGCTGCCCGCTCGCCTACCGTTCAGGCTGTTGAGCCTTTTCCTTCGTGGATCCGCTTCCACGGCAGCGCGCCATGGCCTCCGGGAGCCGTTCCTGGGGAGGAGGTGCGCTGCCGCCTCCTCCTTCCAGCACTCATCGAGTCTGGGACGCGAGCTTCCTCATGACCCCGTGGACACGGAAGGCTTTGGAGAAGGTGCTGACCTGCAGGAGCGTTTTCTGTTCCCGGAGTACATCCTGGAGCCGGAGCCGGAACCCACCCGCGAAAAGCAGCTGCAAGAGCTCCAGCAacagcagaaggaggaggagcgaCAGAGGCAGCAGCGGCGGGAGGAGCGGCGACAGCAAAACCTACGGGCCAGGCCCCGGGAGCACCCGGTCGTGGGGCACCCGGACCCGGCATTGCCGCCCAGCGGTGTGAACTGCTCGGGCTGCGGGGCAGAGCTGCACTGCCAGGACCCCGGCGTGCCTGGCTACCTGCCCCAAGAGAAGTTCCTCCGCAGGGCGGAGGCAGACGGCGGGCTGGCACGGACCGTGTGCCAGCGCTGCTGGCTGCTGGTGCACCACCGGCGCGCTCTACGCCTGCAGGTGAGCCGCGAGCAGTACCTGGAGCTGGTGAGCGCCGCGTTGCGGCGGCCCGGGCTCTCCCTGGTGCTCTACATGGTGGACCTGCTGGACCTGCCCGACGCCCTGCTGCCCGACTTGCCCGCGCTGGTGGGCCCCAAGCAGCTGATCGTGCTGGGAAACAAAGTGGACCTCCTGCCCCAGGATGCTCCTGGCTACCGGCAGAGGCTGCGGGAGCGACTGTGGGAGGACTGTGCCCGCGCCGGGCTCCTGCTGGCCCCTGGCCACCAAGGGCCACAGCGCCCCGTCAAGGACGAGCCACAGGACGGGGAGAATTCGAATCCGCCGAACTGGTCCCGCACGGTGGTCAGGGACGTGCGGCTGATCAGCGCCAAGACCGGCTATGGAGTGGAGGAGTTGATCTCTGCCCTTCAGCGCTCCTGGCGCTACCGCGGGGACGTCTACTTAGTGGGTGCCACCAACGCCGGCAAATCTACTCTCTTTAACACGCTCCTGGAGTCCGATTACTGCACTGCCAAGGGCTCCGAGGCCATCGACAGAGCCACCATCTCCTCTTGGCCAGGTGAGTTTTAGGAGGCTCGCCCTCTTCGTTTTCTGGCAAGGTGGACGTCTGGTCCTGGCCGAGGCACCGAGTACATCCTCCCTTAATGTCCACTACGGGTTGCCTGTACCCTTCTCTTTACAAATTCTCTCCCCACTCTGGTCACACCTCTCTTCTGTGTCAGCTTACTGCTAGGGAAAATTGAGGATGTGTTGTAGTAATTTTCTAATGGAAGTGTTTATGGAGCACGTCTCACGTCTCTGTTCCCAGTCACTAAGCACTGGAGATAGACCAGGGAACAAAGCAAAGTTCCTGTTCTGGAGATTTGCTTTGTAACTTCTTTGTATACCGTTCCAGAAAGCGTGCGTCCTTTTTACTGTCTGAACCTAGtgaaatttgtgttttgtttgtttgttttgttttggagacagtctcactctgtcgcccaggctggagtgcagtggcgtgatctcggctcactgcaacctctgcctcccgggtttaagtggttctcctacctcagcctcccgagtagctgaaattcgaggcgtgtgccaccacaccaagctaatttttgtgtttgttttgttttgttttttgagacggagtcttgctctgtcgcccaggctggagtgcagtggctcactgcaacctccgcctcccgggttcaagcgattctcctccctcagcctcctgagtagctgggattacaggcgcacgccactatgcccagctaatttttgtatttttagtagagacagggtttcaccatgttggtcaggctggtctcaaacccctgacctcgtgatccgcccgcctcagcatcccaaagtgctgggattacaggcgtgagccaccgcgcctggcctaatttttgtatttttagtagagatggggtttcaccatgttggccaggctggtctggaactcctgacctcaggtgatctacccaccgtggcctcccaaagcgctgggattacaggcaagcaccaccatacccagctaatttttgtatctttggtagagacagggtttcaccatgttggccaggcaggtctccaactcctgacctcacgtgatctgcccaccttgtcctcccaaagtgctgggattacaggtgtgagccacccctcccGGCCCATTAGTGCAATTTGATGTGTGGCTTTGCCGGGcttagtggctcacatctgtaattctagcactttgggaggccaaggtgggcagattgcttgagctcaggagttcaggaccagcctgggcatcatggtgaaaccctgtctctactaaaaatacaaaaactagtcaggctggtggtgcatgcctgtagtgccagctactcaggaggttgaggtgggagaatcacctgagcctggaaggttgaggtggcagtgagccctaattgggccactgcactccaatccagcctggacagcagagtgagacccaaaAAAACAGAAGTATCAGTCTTGTGACTTTAAGAAACttctgtggccaggtgcagtgggtcacacctgtaatctgagcactttgggaggccaaggtgggcagatcacctgaggtcaggagttccagaccagacctgccaacatggcgaaactcccgtgtctactaaaaatacaaaacttagccgggtgtggtagctggtgcctgtaatcccagctactcaggaggctgagggtagagaattgcttgaacctgggaggctgagccaagatcgcaccattgcactccagcctgggaaacagagcaagacgctgtctcaaaaacaagaaacaaagaaacaaacttcTGTAATTAGAAAATGAGTCCTTTtatggtttaaaatttttttttttttttttttttttttgagacagagtctcactctgtcgcccagattggagtgcagtagtgcgatctcacctcacagcaaccctcacctcccaggttcaagcgattctcctgcctcggcctcccaagtagctggactacaagcgtgcaccaccacatccagctaattttttgtatttttagtagagacagggtttcaccatgttggcaaggcaggtctcgaactcctgacctcaagtgatccacctgcctgggcctcccaaagtgctgggattacaggtgtgagccactacgctcaGCCAGGTTTAAATTTAAGTTGACAAAACTGACTGCCCCATTTGTTCCCTTGAAACCAAAGTTTCATTTAGTAAGCTGCTCTTCTCTGTCTTGTACTTtgaattttacagaaaaattattttcatactgAATGGTAATctgataaaaatggaaagaaatcggGCCTACAGATTTTGGATTCTAATTCTGGTTTCCCCTGTGAGCTAATCTCTTAAcctatttcctcatttgtaaagtggcagtaattttatattttattacagtaACCAACACAGTGTAGATCctcaaaaatgttcattttcttcccCCTTATTCCCTTTTCTAAAGATgtatttattctttgtatttcagGTACTACATTAAACCTTCTGAAGTTTCCTATTTGCAACCCAACTCCTTACAGAATGTTTAAAAGGCATCAAAGACTTAAAAAAGATTCAAGTCAAGCTGAAGAAGATCTTAGTGAGCAAGAACAAAATCAGCTTAATGTCCTCAAAAAGCATGGTTATGTCGTAGGTAAGCATCCTCTATGGGAAAACCCTTGTTGGTACTATGCTAAAATTCTTTGTTAAGCAACCTGAAATACAGCTGTCCGAGGCTAGCCAGTTTTTGTGGGGAGAGACTGCCTTCCTTATTCTGCAACAATAAGGCTGTTTGGAAACCCAGAGCAGTACAGGTAGTAAAAGTTTTTACTCCATGCAGCAGCTTTAGATTAGGTTGTCTGTCTTTCCTTGGTATATCTTTTCAGCCTTTCTTTAAAACAGTCTGATTTCCACACACCCTCGCCCCCGCCACTCCATGTACACAGCCAGCCACACGCTTGATTATTGCAAGAGTTTGACTCCCACtgctttttgggaaaaaaaagcaaaagtatcATTATGGTCTCACTTCCGTACACTGTAATCTTAGTAACTTGTTTGAgggaaacataaaaattatgtctGGAGTTAAAAGTATTAAAGGTGTGACTAATAACCTTACTATAACTTGTTCTAGGAAGAGTTGGAAGGACATTCTTGTATTCAGAAGAACAGAAGTATAACATTCCCTTTGAGTTTGATGCTGATTCACTTGCCTTTGACATGGAAAATGAACCTGTTATGGGTACACACAAATCCACCAAACAAGTAGAATTGACTGCACAAGATGTCAAAGATGCCCACTGGTTTTATGACACCCCtggaattataaaagaaaattgtgtatgtatttggtttcttttagaaacatttactttctttttcttttttaatgggtTTATATTGCCTGCTGCCTAGATacagccaatttatcaagacaggggaattgcaatagagaaagagtgtAATGCATGTAGAGCCAGCTAAACGGGAAACTGGAGTTTTATTACTAGTCATATCAGCCTCTGAAACATTTACTTTCAATTGCACAAGTACTGCTGTCTTAATTggcagaaaacaggaaaataagttTACTTCCATTTTAGACTCAGTTCTAATTCATTCATGAAAGCTGTTAGGGGTGAATCTGTATGCCATCAAGTTCTCTGTTCCATTTGATAGACTTCATTGCTGACAACCAACTTATTTTATCATTGTGATTGTTACCTTGGTTAGGGAAACATTTACAGAAGCCTAGGTTTTGAGGTAGGAGAAACACGTGAATATCACTGGAGTCCAACGCCCTAGGCCCTGCTTGAATTACCTCTATAACATATCCATGAAGGGGTCCTCTATCTTGAACTGAAAGGAGTGACTCACCATTAGCTGAAACTGTGTGATGTCACCTTCCAAGGTAACTCATTTGGGTCTTTGACCTTCTCTTTGTATTGAGTGTACTGAGCTGAATAGTCTCCCTGTAACATGTATCCATTGTTCCCCAAAGCCATCTGGGACTAAGGTAATACCTATTTCCCTTGCCagactttgaaatattttaaaatgtaacgtCCCATCTCTTCTTCACCTAtccctcccttttcttctctttcattagTTCATCCAGCAAACGTTGAGCATTCACTGTGCTGACAGTCTGGATTATTTATCTTCATTTCCTACAGCTATGCTCCCTGAGAAACAGGCTATTCATTGGCCCAGGCCTCTTCAGAATGTTTTCTATGTTTGTTCTTAAAGTGTGACACTGAGAACTCAGTGCTCTCAGGTGAGCATGATTTAGAATAGCATTAACTCccaccgggcgcagtggctcacgcctgtaatcccagcactttgggaggcccaggcaggtggatcacaaggtcaggagatcgagaccatccgggctaacacggtgaaaccctgtctgtactaaaaatacaaaaaattagccgggaggtggtgggcgcctgtagtcccagctactcgggaggctgaggcaggagaatggtgtgacccgggaggcggagcttgcagtgagctgagatcgtgccactgcactccagtctgggtgacagagcgagactccgtctcaaaaaaaaaaaaaaaatagcattaacTCCACCTGTCTTGTCCCTATGCCTCTCTTTATCCAATTGCTCATGGACAACTTTGGGCCTCATAGGTAACTTTGACTTTGTCTTGTTGAATTCAGCCTATATCTTACTCtgttaaatattcattaaatctcattactttttatatttGCAGTTTGGATCTTCATTCAGATCACTGATTGACTCAAATGTGCATCCAGGATACAGCCTCACAACAGATTCATTAATCATTTCCTTCAAATCTGGTTACTGACCAGTTTCCGATTATTCTAATTATCTCTGTATCTCCCTACAAAACCACATTGGTTTCTTAGGTACTTTTCTTGGCCTCATCAGGAACACTTACAGTTACATTCTCAGAATTGTATTCTATTTGATGTCCCCTGTCATTGAATCATACAGACCTTTTAACTTTTACTGCTCTCCTGGAATAATTGCTCATGCCATCTTTTCTTCCTTAGCGGTCCAAAAGTTCAGAACTGCTTTCTAATAATATTCTGTCACTTTAGCTTAATGAACTAATTCTTCCCcccccatacttttttttttttttttaagacggagtctgactctcttgcccaggctggagtgcagtggcgtgatgatcttggctcactgcaacatctgccgcctgggttcaagcgattgtcctgcctcagcctctcgagtagctggtattagaggcatgtgccaccacacctggctactttttgaatttttaatagagacagggtttcgccatgtcggccaggctggtctcaaacccctcacctcaggtaatccacccacctcagcctcccaaagtgctaggattacggatGGGAGCCACTACGCCCAGACTAATTCTTCCCTTTCAGATGCTATTAGATCAGGCATAGCAGTTACTTCAGTCATATATTCTCTATTAAATAGTTGTGTCAGAAAGGCAAGAATTTGCAAAATACTCTAGACAGCAGAATGAGAACCCCAAATTTTTAGATATAAACGTCTGTCAGCACTGGTAGTTTGCTTCTCTGTTAGTTTACAGATAAACTTATTTGATGTCTTAAACCAGGGTTTCCCAGACTAAACCAAGGATCTCTGTTGTGAAATGAAAGTATTAAgactcaggccgggcacagtgcctcacgcctgtagtcccagcactttgggaggctgaggtgggaggagtgcttgagcccaggagtttgagaccagcctgggcaacatgccaaaactgtatctctactaaaaatacaaaaaattagctgggtatggtggtgcatgcctgtaatcccagctactgaggaggctgaggcacaagaatcacttgataCACttattgggaggcagaggttgcagtgagccgagatcatgccactgcagcccagcctgggcaaaagagtgaaatcctgtctcaacaaaaaaaagagagagacaaggtttccccctgttgcccaggctggaatgcagtggcatgatcaagtaACTTCAAAGTCCTAGGCTCAActaattctcccacttcagcctcccaagtagctagggccacaggtacacaccaccatgcccaactaattgtttagtttttgtagagacaggacctcgctatgttgcccagtctggtctaggctggagtgcagtggtgggatcttggcccactgtaacttctgcctccctagctcaagcaatcctccacctcagcctccggggtagctgagaactacagacacacgccaccccagctaatttttgtatttttcatagaggtgaggttttgctgtgttgcccagactggtctcaaactcctgagctcagctgggcacgatggtgcatacctgtaatcccagcatttcggaagaccaaggcaggtggatcacttgaggtcaggagttcgagaccagcctggccaacatgataaaaccctgtgtctactaaaaataccaaaaaaattagccaagcatggtagcgcacgtctgtaatctcagctacttgggagactgtgacaggggaattgcttgaacccgggaggcagaagttgcagtgagccaagatcacaccattgcactccagcctaggcgacagagtgagactctgtctcaaaaacagaaaaaaaactcctgagctcaagtgatctgcctgccgctGCCtctgaaagtcctgggattacaggcatgagccaccatggctgaccTGCAAATGGCTTTTAATGTGCCTTTTCAAACACAAGTAATGAAGAAAACTATTTGCAGCCCCCTTATTATTTTCTTGTGAGCCTCTAtgtatcatttctattttttattttcttgttattctttttttttcctttgagacagagtcttgctctgtcacccaggctggagggcagtggtgcaatcttggctcaccacaacctccgcctcccagattcaagcgattcccctgcctcagcctcccgagtagctgggattacaggtgcacgccaccacgcccggctaattttgtatttttaatagagatgggctttctccatgttggtcaggctggtctcgaactcctgacctcaggtgatctgcccgccttagcctcccaaattgctggaattacaggcgtgagccacgttgCCCAGCCTCTTGTTATTCTTAAGAAAGAAGTTTACAAGTTTTGTGTCCAATTTGtaccttctttattcttttttaaccaGATTTTGATTCCTTAGATCTTTCCAGAATCTTATACTTGtgtctttccttttctatttttctctagtCTCTCTAGGAACTTGTCATCCTTAGAAGGGATTTATTATAAATCATAGGGATAAATTATAAATCCTCTGTGTTATAAGCATGGGGGATTTATaactttttctcattctctgcTGAATATTTGGGagaaataaggaaattgaagacCAGAATTTAGGAAGAGGTTCTTCAGCCACTTTACTTGCTCCTAGAATGGGGTGACCATTTTGCATTTAATGCATGCATACTTACCACTAGGACATGAGGTCACATACACCATTACTTTAGGCGGAAATTGCTACTGCCCACAAGCCTTGATAAGGAGAGCATATATTTTCTATCTTGGTATTGAATCAACATGTTTTCAGGTTCACATTAATTTTGACATTTAGGGAATGCTGCTGACATAGGAAAGTCTCATACACCTATAAAGTTATTTTGCCATTACTGTAGATTAAGTTGTAAAACAAGGGTAGAGCCATCAGATTGAAATTAATTTAGACAGGAAGAATCTATATAAATTTGATGTGTAGCAAACTCTGACataatttggtttattttgaagtCTGGCATATTTttcatcactttttattttacaagtaaatcataatatatcatattttcaataaaagtattttctaaaaaatcTGCCATTTGCTTCACAGATTTTAAATCTTCTGacagaaaaagaagtaaatattgTTTTGCCAACACAGTCCATTGTTCCAAGAACTTTTGTGCTTAAACCAGGAATGGTTCTGTTTTTGGGTGCTATAGGCCGCATAGATTTCCTGCAGGTAAGAAAAGTCTGTactattaaaaaatgattttaaaatattgggaTTCACTTTAAGGAAGCAGATAAATGAACAAGACTGACAAAATGTTGATAACTAAGCCATGATTGTATaggatttaatttgtttttatgtttaaaaatttctgtaataaaaacttggggatggctgggcacggtggctcacgcctgtaattccagcactgtgggaggctgaggcaggctgatcacttgaggccaggagatcaagaccagcctggtcaacatggtgaaaccccatctctactaaaaatacaaaaattagctgggtgtggtggcacacacttgtaatcccagctactagagaggctgaggcaggaagatcacttaaacctgggaggcggaggttgcagtgagctgaaattgcaccactgctctccagcctgggtgacggggcaagactccatctcaaaaaaaaaaaaaaaaacacttggggAAAAGAAATGCCCTActccctcatcctcccaaaaAAGTGCTAGGTCTTGAAAACTTATGTTTTCAATTGAGTACCCCACACAGCTTGGCATTTAACACAAGATACTATCCCTACTCTATGGGATAGAGTCAAACCTATGGGATAAAGTCAAACCTTTAGGTACAGGGTTATAGGCATTAAATTAATTCCGCACTTTGTATCCCAtgatatgtgtgtttttatgcatATACTTTTTTGTTTGGTATTCGTTTATATAGCATCTAGGGATTTTGGAGTGTCTATAGAATTGCTCTCCATTTTGCTaaagtgaagagaaaaaggaaaatgaaacatgGATATGGATATGTCCAACAACACAATACAACTGTGTGCCATTACTATAGCACATTTCTTGGGTTTTGTGTTTGCTCATACTTTGTTAGAAATTTTGCCTTACACACTTAGAACCCTTATATATTTCGTTTTGGgaggttgttggttttttgtttctggggttggttttttgttattgttttttttttgtttatttgtttgttttttgaaacagcatctctctctgttgcccagactggagtgcagtggtacagtcacggctcactatagccttaacctcctgggctccaatgatcatcccacccccgccccgcaagtagtcgggactacaggcacacatcaccacacccagctaatttttgtattttttatagagacagggttttgccatgtttcccaggctagtctcaaacttgagctcaagggattcacccacctcggccttccaaagtgcggggattataggcatgagccaccacaccaggcttgCACCTTTATATATTTCATCAGAAcacataaaatgttaatattttaaacctAACTTTACACAGAGATAATTAAAGCAGATagtatttccttttaatttttaataatagacgttttttcaaaaatagtattGAGTCTGTCAAAGAAGTCATAGTTCACATGAATTGCTGAAATGCACTGCTTCAGTATTGTGCCCCTGTTCTTATTAATAATTTGATTTACAGCTACTGCCATACCAGTACTTATAAAGGGAGTCtgattgggtttttgttttttgattttttttttttttttt harbors:
- the NOA1 gene encoding nitric oxide-associated protein 1 yields the protein MLPARLPFRLLSLFLRGSASTAARHGLREPFLGRRCAAASSFQHSSSLGRELPHDPVDTEGFGEGADLQERFLFPEYILEPEPEPTREKQLQELQQQQKEEERQRQQRREERRQQNLRARPREHPVVGHPDPALPPSGVNCSGCGAELHCQDPGVPGYLPQEKFLRRAEADGGLARTVCQRCWLLVHHRRALRLQVSREQYLELVSAALRRPGLSLVLYMVDLLDLPDALLPDLPALVGPKQLIVLGNKVDLLPQDAPGYRQRLRERLWEDCARAGLLLAPGHQGPQRPVKDEPQDGENSNPPNWSRTVVRDVRLISAKTGYGVEELISALQRSWRYRGDVYLVGATNAGKSTLFNTLLESDYCTAKGSEAIDRATISSWPGTTLNLLKFPICNPTPYRMFKRHQRLKKDSSQAEEDLSEQEQNQLNVLKKHGYVVGRVGRTFLYSEEQKYNIPFEFDADSLAFDMENEPVMGTHKSTKQVELTAQDVKDAHWFYDTPGIIKENCILNLLTEKEVNIVLPTQSIVPRTFVLKPGMVLFLGAIGRIDFLQGNQSAWFTVVASNILPVHITSLDRADALYQKHAGHTLLQIPMGGKERMAGFPPLVPEDIMLKEGLGASEAVADIKFSSAGWVSVTPNFKDRLHLRGYTPEGTVLTVRPPLLPYIVNIKGQRIKKSVAYKTKKPPSLMYNVRKKKGKINV